A single window of Poecilia reticulata strain Guanapo linkage group LG10, Guppy_female_1.0+MT, whole genome shotgun sequence DNA harbors:
- the zgc:154054 gene encoding alpha-1,3-mannosyl-glycoprotein 4-beta-N-acetylglucosaminyltransferase B isoform X1 produces the protein MRLYPLRVGCLLVVACFLFWIKSFPDDGAISTTTDLQILYKRLSVAEELGGKVSKDLSIILEQLGNMTRAANVSHLWSNMSSSSSIMATVKHPMDDLSRQPLPQATIHFYMPHLREHPNSLVPHVVLGKGRSGVSMVLGIPTVKREKQSYLVSTLSSLLSGLSSSEMQDLLIIVFVAEADLQYVEGIARSLFENFPKEVQSGLLEVVSPSQHYYPDFNILKETFGDSKDRVKWRTKQNLDYSFLMLYAQDKGTYYVQLEDDVFAKSGYYSDMKAFATQASSNEWLYLEFSQLGFIGKMFKTRDLPLIAEFFLMFHKDKPIDWLLDHILWVKVCNPEKDNKHCDLQKAMLKRRYKPSLFQHVGLHSSLPGKLQRLKDKDFGKQGLFQVHSNPAAAVNTSMKHYQQHSLERLYKGGDFMWALTPVQGDYILFSFPQPIRIAGYVFRCGNSQTVGDKFHNTTVEVLSSNTTAAEKLLAGSPSKYKQSDSSFIVIDKFYNGVAEGEIDEVLQPISALRLVVHSNSDVWALLSEIHIKV, from the exons CTATCTCCACAACTACAGATCTGCAGATACTGTACAAGAGACTGTCGGTGGCAGAAGAGCTGGGAGGAAAGGTCAGCAAGGATCTCAGCATCATCCTTGAGCAGCTGGGGAACATGACACGCGCTGCCAATGTCAGCCACCTCTGGAGCAAcatgtccagcagcagcagcattatgG CAACAGTAAAACATCCAATGGATGACCTGAGCAGACAGCCACTGCCTCAGGCCACTATTCACTTCTACATGCCCCACCTCAGGGAGCATCCCAATAGCCTGGTGCCTCATGTGGTGCTGGGGAAGGGACGCAGCGGAG TGAGCATGGTGCTGGGCATTCCCACGGTGAAGCGTGAGAAACAGAGCTACCTGGTCAGCACCCTCAGCTCCCTACTGTCCGGCCTCAGCTCCTCAGAAATGCAGGATCTCCTCATCATCGTCTTTGTCGCTGAG GCGGATCTACAGTATGTGGAGGGCATTGCACGCAGCCTGTTTGAGAA tTTTCCAAAGGAGGTGCAGTCCGGTTTGCTGGAGGTGGTTTCCCCGTCGCAGCATTATTACCCCGATTTCAACATCCTCAAAGAGACATTTGGAGACTCCAAGGACAGAGTCAA ATGGCGAACTAAGCAGAATTTGGACTACAGCTTCCTCATGCTGTACGCACAGGACAAAGGAACGTACTATGTTCAG TTGGAAGACGACGTTTTTGCAAAGAGCGGTTACTATAGCGACATGAAGGCATTCGCCACACAGGCATCTTCTAACGAATGGCTCTACCTGGAATTCTCCCAGCTTGGCTTTATAG GTAAGATGTTTAAGACCAGAGACCTCCCGTTGATAGCCGAGTTCTTCCTCATGTTCCACAAAGACAAGCCTATCGACTGGTTGCTGGATCACATTCTGTGGGTGAAGGTTTGCAACCCAGAGAAAGATAAT AAACACTGTGATTTACAGAAGGCAATGCTGAAGAGGAGATATAAACCCTCACTCTTCCAGCATGTTGGCCTTCATTCCTCTTTGCCTGGAAAACTGCAGCGTCTGAAG GATAAGGACTTTGGGAAGCAGGGTTTGTTTCAGGTTCACAGTAACCCAGCTGCTGCGGTGAACACCAGCATGAAGCACTACCAGCAGCACAGCCTGGAGCGGCTTTACAAAGGAGGTGACTTCATGTGGGCTTTGACACCGGTCCAGGGCGACTACATCCTCTTCAGCTTCCCTCAGCCCATCCGCATAGCTGG GTATGTGTTTCGTTGTGGAAACAGCCAGACAGTGGGGGATAAATTCCACAACACCACAGTGGAAGTGCTCTCCAGCAAT ACAACGGCTGCAGAGAAGCTCCTGGCTGGCTCACCATCTAAATACAAGCAATCTGACAGCAGCTTCATTGTTATTG ATAAATTTTACAACGGAGTGGCTGAAGGAGAAATCGATGAAGTTCTGCAGCCCATCTCAGCTCTGCGCCTGGTGGTTCACTCCAACTCAGACGTCTGGGCTCTGCTGAGCGAG ATTCACATCAAGGTATGA
- the zgc:154054 gene encoding alpha-1,3-mannosyl-glycoprotein 4-beta-N-acetylglucosaminyltransferase B isoform X2, whose product MRLYPLRVGCLLVVACFLFWIKSFPDDGDLQILYKRLSVAEELGGKVSKDLSIILEQLGNMTRAANVSHLWSNMSSSSSIMATVKHPMDDLSRQPLPQATIHFYMPHLREHPNSLVPHVVLGKGRSGVSMVLGIPTVKREKQSYLVSTLSSLLSGLSSSEMQDLLIIVFVAEADLQYVEGIARSLFENFPKEVQSGLLEVVSPSQHYYPDFNILKETFGDSKDRVKWRTKQNLDYSFLMLYAQDKGTYYVQLEDDVFAKSGYYSDMKAFATQASSNEWLYLEFSQLGFIGKMFKTRDLPLIAEFFLMFHKDKPIDWLLDHILWVKVCNPEKDNKHCDLQKAMLKRRYKPSLFQHVGLHSSLPGKLQRLKDKDFGKQGLFQVHSNPAAAVNTSMKHYQQHSLERLYKGGDFMWALTPVQGDYILFSFPQPIRIAGYVFRCGNSQTVGDKFHNTTVEVLSSNTTAAEKLLAGSPSKYKQSDSSFIVIDKFYNGVAEGEIDEVLQPISALRLVVHSNSDVWALLSEIHIKV is encoded by the exons ATCTGCAGATACTGTACAAGAGACTGTCGGTGGCAGAAGAGCTGGGAGGAAAGGTCAGCAAGGATCTCAGCATCATCCTTGAGCAGCTGGGGAACATGACACGCGCTGCCAATGTCAGCCACCTCTGGAGCAAcatgtccagcagcagcagcattatgG CAACAGTAAAACATCCAATGGATGACCTGAGCAGACAGCCACTGCCTCAGGCCACTATTCACTTCTACATGCCCCACCTCAGGGAGCATCCCAATAGCCTGGTGCCTCATGTGGTGCTGGGGAAGGGACGCAGCGGAG TGAGCATGGTGCTGGGCATTCCCACGGTGAAGCGTGAGAAACAGAGCTACCTGGTCAGCACCCTCAGCTCCCTACTGTCCGGCCTCAGCTCCTCAGAAATGCAGGATCTCCTCATCATCGTCTTTGTCGCTGAG GCGGATCTACAGTATGTGGAGGGCATTGCACGCAGCCTGTTTGAGAA tTTTCCAAAGGAGGTGCAGTCCGGTTTGCTGGAGGTGGTTTCCCCGTCGCAGCATTATTACCCCGATTTCAACATCCTCAAAGAGACATTTGGAGACTCCAAGGACAGAGTCAA ATGGCGAACTAAGCAGAATTTGGACTACAGCTTCCTCATGCTGTACGCACAGGACAAAGGAACGTACTATGTTCAG TTGGAAGACGACGTTTTTGCAAAGAGCGGTTACTATAGCGACATGAAGGCATTCGCCACACAGGCATCTTCTAACGAATGGCTCTACCTGGAATTCTCCCAGCTTGGCTTTATAG GTAAGATGTTTAAGACCAGAGACCTCCCGTTGATAGCCGAGTTCTTCCTCATGTTCCACAAAGACAAGCCTATCGACTGGTTGCTGGATCACATTCTGTGGGTGAAGGTTTGCAACCCAGAGAAAGATAAT AAACACTGTGATTTACAGAAGGCAATGCTGAAGAGGAGATATAAACCCTCACTCTTCCAGCATGTTGGCCTTCATTCCTCTTTGCCTGGAAAACTGCAGCGTCTGAAG GATAAGGACTTTGGGAAGCAGGGTTTGTTTCAGGTTCACAGTAACCCAGCTGCTGCGGTGAACACCAGCATGAAGCACTACCAGCAGCACAGCCTGGAGCGGCTTTACAAAGGAGGTGACTTCATGTGGGCTTTGACACCGGTCCAGGGCGACTACATCCTCTTCAGCTTCCCTCAGCCCATCCGCATAGCTGG GTATGTGTTTCGTTGTGGAAACAGCCAGACAGTGGGGGATAAATTCCACAACACCACAGTGGAAGTGCTCTCCAGCAAT ACAACGGCTGCAGAGAAGCTCCTGGCTGGCTCACCATCTAAATACAAGCAATCTGACAGCAGCTTCATTGTTATTG ATAAATTTTACAACGGAGTGGCTGAAGGAGAAATCGATGAAGTTCTGCAGCCCATCTCAGCTCTGCGCCTGGTGGTTCACTCCAACTCAGACGTCTGGGCTCTGCTGAGCGAG ATTCACATCAAGGTATGA
- the zgc:154054 gene encoding alpha-1,3-mannosyl-glycoprotein 4-beta-N-acetylglucosaminyltransferase B isoform X3, whose translation MTRAANVSHLWSNMSSSSSIMATVKHPMDDLSRQPLPQATIHFYMPHLREHPNSLVPHVVLGKGRSGVSMVLGIPTVKREKQSYLVSTLSSLLSGLSSSEMQDLLIIVFVAEADLQYVEGIARSLFENFPKEVQSGLLEVVSPSQHYYPDFNILKETFGDSKDRVKWRTKQNLDYSFLMLYAQDKGTYYVQLEDDVFAKSGYYSDMKAFATQASSNEWLYLEFSQLGFIGKMFKTRDLPLIAEFFLMFHKDKPIDWLLDHILWVKVCNPEKDNKHCDLQKAMLKRRYKPSLFQHVGLHSSLPGKLQRLKDKDFGKQGLFQVHSNPAAAVNTSMKHYQQHSLERLYKGGDFMWALTPVQGDYILFSFPQPIRIAGYVFRCGNSQTVGDKFHNTTVEVLSSNTTAAEKLLAGSPSKYKQSDSSFIVIDKFYNGVAEGEIDEVLQPISALRLVVHSNSDVWALLSEIHIKV comes from the exons ATGACACGCGCTGCCAATGTCAGCCACCTCTGGAGCAAcatgtccagcagcagcagcattatgG CAACAGTAAAACATCCAATGGATGACCTGAGCAGACAGCCACTGCCTCAGGCCACTATTCACTTCTACATGCCCCACCTCAGGGAGCATCCCAATAGCCTGGTGCCTCATGTGGTGCTGGGGAAGGGACGCAGCGGAG TGAGCATGGTGCTGGGCATTCCCACGGTGAAGCGTGAGAAACAGAGCTACCTGGTCAGCACCCTCAGCTCCCTACTGTCCGGCCTCAGCTCCTCAGAAATGCAGGATCTCCTCATCATCGTCTTTGTCGCTGAG GCGGATCTACAGTATGTGGAGGGCATTGCACGCAGCCTGTTTGAGAA tTTTCCAAAGGAGGTGCAGTCCGGTTTGCTGGAGGTGGTTTCCCCGTCGCAGCATTATTACCCCGATTTCAACATCCTCAAAGAGACATTTGGAGACTCCAAGGACAGAGTCAA ATGGCGAACTAAGCAGAATTTGGACTACAGCTTCCTCATGCTGTACGCACAGGACAAAGGAACGTACTATGTTCAG TTGGAAGACGACGTTTTTGCAAAGAGCGGTTACTATAGCGACATGAAGGCATTCGCCACACAGGCATCTTCTAACGAATGGCTCTACCTGGAATTCTCCCAGCTTGGCTTTATAG GTAAGATGTTTAAGACCAGAGACCTCCCGTTGATAGCCGAGTTCTTCCTCATGTTCCACAAAGACAAGCCTATCGACTGGTTGCTGGATCACATTCTGTGGGTGAAGGTTTGCAACCCAGAGAAAGATAAT AAACACTGTGATTTACAGAAGGCAATGCTGAAGAGGAGATATAAACCCTCACTCTTCCAGCATGTTGGCCTTCATTCCTCTTTGCCTGGAAAACTGCAGCGTCTGAAG GATAAGGACTTTGGGAAGCAGGGTTTGTTTCAGGTTCACAGTAACCCAGCTGCTGCGGTGAACACCAGCATGAAGCACTACCAGCAGCACAGCCTGGAGCGGCTTTACAAAGGAGGTGACTTCATGTGGGCTTTGACACCGGTCCAGGGCGACTACATCCTCTTCAGCTTCCCTCAGCCCATCCGCATAGCTGG GTATGTGTTTCGTTGTGGAAACAGCCAGACAGTGGGGGATAAATTCCACAACACCACAGTGGAAGTGCTCTCCAGCAAT ACAACGGCTGCAGAGAAGCTCCTGGCTGGCTCACCATCTAAATACAAGCAATCTGACAGCAGCTTCATTGTTATTG ATAAATTTTACAACGGAGTGGCTGAAGGAGAAATCGATGAAGTTCTGCAGCCCATCTCAGCTCTGCGCCTGGTGGTTCACTCCAACTCAGACGTCTGGGCTCTGCTGAGCGAG ATTCACATCAAGGTATGA
- the LOC103470997 gene encoding short coiled-coil protein A codes for MCVQQHVRPFAECLLLSATIALSLFIKITFWLIYNLEMIIKCVFNPGYIAKHNQLCFCNLKSLAPLNRCSFFHFSCTVPPDIVYYLSQRFSSVRQTALQTDILDVDYVCVPDLSARVDAVKEENLKLKSENQVLGQYIENLMSASSVFQTTDTKSKRK; via the coding sequence ATGTGTGTGCAGCAGCACGTTCGGCCGTTTGCTGAGTGTTTGCTCCTGTCGGCCACCATAGCTctgagtttatttataaagatcACATTCTGGTTAATATATAACCTGGAAATgatcataaaatgtgtttttaatccaGGTTATATTGCAAAGCACAAtcagttatgtttttgtaacTTAAAATCTTTAGCTCCTCTGAATCGGTGCAGTTTCTTTCACTTTAGTTGCACAGTTCCACCTGACATTGTTTACTACCTTAGTCAACGTTTCTCTTCTGTAAGGCAAACAGCCTTGCAGACTGACATCCTGGACGTGGACTATGTGTGTGTTCCAGACCTGTCTGCCCGGGTGGATGCAGTGAAGGAGGAGAACCTGAAGCTGAAGTCGGAGAACCAGGTTCTGGGCCAGTACATCGAGAATCTCATGTCTGCCTCTAGTGTCTTCCAGACGACCGACACCAAGAGTAAACGGAAGTAG